The following proteins are co-located in the Paralichthys olivaceus isolate ysfri-2021 chromosome 10, ASM2471397v2, whole genome shotgun sequence genome:
- the tmem223 gene encoding transmembrane protein 223 — translation MGLERLCGVLEFYSRQLRLVNIRHTVSACRNASISAQPSPSSGLSPRVSCIPGLPRGTSVQSSRHAAHRQLTARRSLSTSTQPSKDVILFQHDRTRFFRLLSIFCGGQFIFWTCLAHLAYTGLRNTGGTAEKGKAKAPTTTTGLAGMWSFEMNLGSNTWRYGFTLGCLAIGAGIVGLGALFCRRSVSKVVLHQGGRMVTVCTQSPLGASHGWRTTVPLSEVACHTHRQQSPSFIPLRVKGHKLYFLLDKEGTLNNARLFDITVGAFRHV, via the coding sequence ATGGGTCTAGAGCGTCTGTGTGGAGTGTTGGAGTTTTACTCCAGGCAGCTCCGACTCGTTAACATCCGGCACACAGTGTCAGCCTGTAGAAACGCGTCCATTTCGGCTCAGCCTTCCCCGAGCAGCGGCCTGTCTCCCCGGGTCTCATGTATACCGGGCCTGCCCAGGGGGACATCGGTCCAGTCGAGCCGCCACGCCGCTCACAGGCAGCTGACAGCCCGCCGCAgcctctccacctccacccagCCCTCCAAAGACGTCATCCTGTTCCAGCATGACCGGACCCGCTTCTTCCGGCTCCTCTCCATCTTCTGCGGGGGTCAGTTTATTTTCTGGACCTGCCTGGCTCATTTAGCCTACACTGGGCTCAGGAACACAGGGGGCACTGCAGAGAAAGGGAAAGCCAAGgcgcccaccaccaccaccgggCTGGCTGGGATGTGGAGTTTTGAGATGAACCTGGGGTCAAACACCTGGAGGTACGGCTTCACGCTGGGATGTCTGGCAATCGGTGCAGGGATCGTCGGGCTCGGGGCTTTGTTTTGCCGTCGCTCTGTGAGCAAGGTGGTCTTACATCAAGGCGGGAGGATGGTGACAGTCTGTACGCAGTCACCTTTAGGTGCAAGTCATGGCTGGAGAACAACTGTCCCACTGTCCGAGGTGGCCTGTCACACTCACAGGCAGCAGTCCCCCTCATTTATCCCCCTCAGGGTCAAAGGACACAAGCTCTACTTCCTCCTGGACAAAGAGGGGACCCTGAACAACGCTAGGCTGTTTGATATCACTGTCGGGGCATTCCGGCATGTTTAA